The following are from one region of the Arachis duranensis cultivar V14167 chromosome 10, aradu.V14167.gnm2.J7QH, whole genome shotgun sequence genome:
- the LOC107470804 gene encoding GATA transcription factor 12, which translates to MEAQELFEQQQDNNAPSSEHFMVEEFFDFSNEEAATAPFIPNTTTTNSTHSSPTALDSINSSSTNPNFLTADLSVPYDDLAELEWLSNFTEESFSSEDLQRMQLISGIKARSDTEAREFHHQVEPNRANSILNPQLSVPAKARSKRSRGPTCNWNSRLLVVSPTTSSSQPEPMALPKKPVARKKDSRDEEGEGRKCLHCATDKTPQWRTGPMGPKTLCNACGVRYKSGRLVPEYRPAASPTFVLTKHSNSHRKVLELRRQKEMMRAQQQHQQQLLHHHHHQSIMFDVSSNGQDYLIHQQLGPHFGHLI; encoded by the exons ATGGAAGCTCAAGAGTTGTTTGAGCAGCAGCAAGACAATAATGCCCCGAGTTCTGAGCATTTCATGGTTGAGGAATTCTTTGATTTCTCGAACGAAGAAGCAGCTACTGCTCCGTTTATTcccaacaccaccaccaccaactccACCCACTCCTCCCCCACTGCCCTAGACAGCATCAATTCCTCTTCCACGAACCCCAATTTCCTGACCGCCGACCTCTCCGTCCCG TACGATGATCTTGCTGAACTGGAATGGTTATCCAATTTCACCGAGGAATCATTTTCGAGCGAGGACCTGCAGAGGATGCAGCTCATATCAGGCATAAAGGCCCGAAGCGACACCGAGGCCCGTGAATTCCACCACCAAGTTGAGCCCAACCGAGCCAACTCAATACTCAACCCACAACTGTCGGTTCCAGCTAAGGCCCGAAGCAAGCGCTCGCGTGGGCCGACATGCAACTGGAACTCCCGCCTCCTCGTGGTGTCCCCAACCACATCATCTTCCCAGCCCGAGCCCATGGCTCTTCCCAAGAAGCCCGTGGCAAGGAAGAAGGACAGCAGAGATGAAGAAGGGGAGGGCAGGAAGTGCCTGCATTGCGCCACAGACAAGACACCTCAGTGGCGGACAGGGCCCATGGGCCCAAAGACATTGTGCAATGCATGCGGAGTGAGGTATAAGTCGGGCCGGCTGGTGCCTGAGTATAGGCCGGCTGCCAGCCCGACTTTCGTGCTGACTAAGCACTCAAACTCGCACCGGAAGGTTCTGGAGTTGCGGCGCCAAAAGGAGATGATGCGGGCCCAGCAACAACATCAGCAGCAACTgcttcatcatcaccatcaccagAGCATCATGTTTGATGTCTCATCCAACGGTCAGGATTACTTGATCCATCAGCAACTGGGTCCCCATTTTGGCCACCTAATCTAG